AGCAGCCGTCCTGGAGCACGTTTTGGGCCTAAGGCAATTTTAGAAGCCCTAAATAGTTTAAGTGCTACTAATTTAGACCGGCGGGTTGATTTATCGAAAATCCCTATATTTCATATGGGCTCTGTACTTCCTAATCATAATTTTAAATTAGCATACGAATCAATATATAAAGCTGCTTTAAAAACACCACATAATTATACGCTTGTTACTTTGGGTGGAGATCATTCGATTACAGATCCATTATTACGAGCAATTCAAGAACAACACAGCAGCAAAAAAATTGGTCTTGTCATGATAGATGCGCATCTAGATTGTCGCGAACCAATAATTGGAAATGAACATTCTGGTCATTGGGTTCATACTGCTTCAGATATTATTTGTTTTAAGAATATGGTACAATTAGGAGCCAGCTCACCTCTTTATAACTTATCATATATCGATAAACTTGAAAAGAATGGTGTAATGATCAAAACTCCTAGCGAAATAAGAAGATCTGGAACTTTTTTATTTGAAGAAATTTCAACTCAATTACGCAATACAGATGGTCTATATATAACCCTTGATATCGATGCCCTAGATCAAGCATTTGCCCCCGGCACGAGCGTACCCGCAAGTCATGGACTTTATCCACAAGAAGTGTTTGATATAGTATTTCACTTAGCAAAAAATTATCCTATTTTTGGTTTTGATATTACTGAAGTCTCTCCCCCTTTGGACGAAAATTTTAAAACAGTTCAGCTAGCTGCAATGATATTACAACAATTTTGGGCAGGATATGCTTTAAGAAATTATAAAATAAATTGATAATATAGAAGGAATATACATGAAGATTTTTTCTATTGGCACTTTATTTGCAATTATTGCAGCATTTTTTTGGGGAACATTATCTGTTTTTGCAAAGCAATTAAAACTGGAAGGTTTCACAGCAGCTGATTTATCTCAATTAAGGATATATGGAGTTGCTATCGTCCTTATGATTTTTGCATTTTTTAGAAGAGACTTTATCAATATATTTTCAAAAAAAGATATTTTTTTCATCTTGTCTGCCGGGTTTTTAGGACAAGCTCTCAATACCTATTTTTATTTTTTGAGTGTCCAAACAATTCCTGCAGGAATTGCTGTTTTACTAGAATATTTAGCGCCTGTTTTTATAGGGATAATAGCATTATTTTTAGGATGGGAAAAACTTTCTAAAAAAATGTTCCTTTCTTTTGCCTTTATCCTAACCGGATTATTTTTATCTATTGGCTACAATATCGGCTTTATTGAAATCCATACTAAAGGAATTGTTTTTGGATTATTGTCTGCTATTAGTTTAGCAGGATATGCACTTTTGAGTAAACCTTTACTTTTAATATATTCTCCACTTAAAATTCTTTCATTTGGAATTTGGGCTGCCTCTATTTTTTGGCTTTGCATTAAAAATCCAATCTTGATTTTAACAAAAGTCGCTCATTCAAATCTATTATTAATCATTCCATCCGTTTTTTTTATTATCTTTTTAAGCACACTTCTTCCTTTTTGGTTATATTTATCAGCTATTAAATATATTGGTCCTACAAGAGCTACAATGATTGCATGTCTCGAACCATTTTTTTCTTCAGTGATGTGTGCAATATTTTGTGATGAAATATTAACTTTTCAACAATATATCGGTGGAATTATAGTTTTATTAGGAATTATTTTACTTGAAAGTCGAAATTTAACTAGAAATAAAGAAGACATAAAATTAATACTAAAAAAAGAAAATAAAATATGACAAAAAATCACGATTTAAATAAGCAAGAAATTCCAAAGAGTGTTCAATACTTACTTTCTTTTTGCTTTTTGATACCCTGTATCGGTCTTGATTTCTTTTTACCTATTTCTCATATTATATTCAAAGATTACCTGATAGAAACAAATGTTTCCAGTTTCACAAGTTTTTATTTAATAGGCTTAGGAGTAGGGGCAATTTCAGCCGCACCTATAGGGGATCGCGGAAATCCAATAAAAGTGATTTTTATATGCAGTTTTATTTTAATTATTTTATTTAATTTAAATTACATTTTTTATAAAAATATACATTTATCAATTATTTTAAGATTTTTAGAGGGCGGTTTTGGTGGTGGCATAATTGCCATGGTTCCCACGCTTTTATTGGTTTCACAGCAAAAAGAAGATGGATTAAAATCAATTTTTATTTTAAATATAATAACCTCTTTAAGTTTAATCTTAACTCCACTTTTTAGTAAACTATTTATAACTATATTTAGCTGGAGTTATATATTTATATTTTTGAGCATTATACAATTTTTTATTTTCATTTTTTTATTTCTATTCAGAAAAGATCTGTTTAAATTAAATAGAAAAAATTATGACTTAAATAAAAAGATCTCGTTGAAAGAACTCTTTCTTAAAGAGCATGTCTTTCTTGTTATTGTCGCTGCTAGTTTATATGCACCTCTTGTCATTTCAAATACATTTTCTACATTTATTTTAAAGAACGAAGGAAAAGTAGAATTTGCATATCTTTGGCAAGTTCTAATTGTAGCAGCATTTATGGCTGGATCATTCTATGGAAAATTAATTTCTAAAAGAAAAAATTCTGAATCAATTTATACTACTGGGAATAGATTTATAAAACTTGGACTTTGTTTTTTAGGCATATTCTATTTACTTTCTTATTTATACACAATGCCTATATTTACTATTTTCTTTGCATATATATGTCTTCAATTTGGCTCAGCCCTTACTATTTCTTATGTTATTTATTATAGAATGTCACGTTTTCCTAGTTCAAGCTACAGCTCTTATTCATTTGGACTTGTTTTTAGATATTTTCTAATCGCTCTGATAGTTGAAATGATAACAGTAAGCACAAATAAGTTCTTAAGTGTAAATATATATATTTTTATACTAATGATTATTTCACTTATTCCAGTTCACATAATAAAATACGAGACAAAAAAAGTAGTATAATTTTTTAATTATACCAACAACTCGGTAAAATTATGTCCGGTTTATCTTGTCTATTTTGACAATCGAGTGCATGAGGAAAAGCTTGAGCTTTATTGAGATTTTGCACTCTGTCCTTTCTTAGAAAAGTAAATTCCATCACCTCTGGAATGACAATATCGCCTTTTTTAGCATATCGAGACCAGTTATTGGGATGGATATGTACGATATAAAAATCTTTTAAAATCTTCCTAAAACATAGTTTAAGAAAAGATAAACCAAAGGTATCAAACATTCTATGCAATTCATGAAATTCAATAATTAGGATTCTAAATTTTTTTAAAGTCTCTTCGCTTGTTTCAAATAAGACATTATATTCCGAACTTTCAATATCCATTTGTAAAAGCAAATCTTTTGAGTAACCTGTAGGTAATGACTTATCCATCCATGTTTGTAATGTCATATATTTATCATTATTTACTTCACCTAAATACTTTTTTTCAAAGAAAAAAGAATCCGACTGAATAGAAGGGGTTTCCACTGAATAATCTGCCATAAAAGACTTTATACCAAATTTCGCAAGATCGGACTCAAAACTGGATTGACAAGAGACTCCTGGAGAAAAGCAATATTCTATTTCCTCTAAGTCCTTTGGCACAAGGTACCCCCCATCTCCTGGACAGCCGAATCGAAGTAATGAGTATTCAGTCGCATAAGGTCTTAGCTCTTTTATAAACTCTTTAATTTCTTCATTTTTAGGACTCACTGATAAGTGATATCCTTTTTGTAAAAAAGTATGTCTCATTATTTTTTTGAACATTATAAAGAACCTTCAAGTGAATACATATTTCAATAATCAAATTATTAAAATATGTATCATAATTCTAACATAATTGTCAATTAATTTTAGAAAATTAAATTGAGCTGAATTAAAGAGATTTGCAACATGATTGAACATTAAGCTTTTATTTAATCTGATCTTTTTGAATTAAACTATAATAAGCTGGAGTTATTAATATCACATTTTCTTGTTTAAATAAATCTTGAATATTTTGATTTAATTCTGAATGTATTTCATCCATTAAATTGGGCTGCTTGGTATAACAATTTAACTCATAAGAAGCATGGAAATCATTTAATTTCACTTGCAAAACAAATGGTGGAGGCTCTGAACGTATGTCTTTTGTCTTTAATGCTGCTTTAATCAATATTTCATTTACTTTTCGCCAAGGAGTTTCATAGCCAATTGTTACAACAGAAGTTAGAATGAGACCATGCGACTGCGCAGAAGAACTGAAGTTGACAATATGACTTCCAAGAACCATGGAACTTGGTATCGTAATGTCAACGTTTTTTATTGTCCTTACGCGAATAACTAATAGATTTTTTTCAATGACATCACCTATGGTATCTGCAATTTTAACGCGATCTCCCACTTTGAATGGTCGCATATACGTTAATAGAACACCTGAAACCATATTAGCGATTGCTGAACTCGATCCTAACGAAAAGAGAACACCTAGAAAAACTGATATTCCTTGAAAAGCAGGAGAACCCGATCCAGGAAAATATGGAAAAATAATAATTAATGTAAATGACATAATTAATATGCGAATTAATTTATAAGTTGGGGTTGCCCAATCTTTATAGAAACCCTCAATCTGAAATGAACCATTCTCTATCCCTAAAAAAATAAATTTAACAAATCTTAAAATATAATTAGTTATAACAAATGTTATAACAATAAAAAAAACATTAGGTATAAAATTAAAAGTAACATGGAAAATTTTATTTATTGGATCTAAAATATAATTATATATTTTTGGAGTTAAATCTGATGTCCAAGGAAAAAAACTAAAAATTAATGGTATATAAAAATATAGTAATGCTAATACAATAAAAACTCTTAAAAATTTAAAAAAGAAAAGCAGAGAAGCTACAATTCTATCTGCAGTCAAAAGTTCAAACGATCTAAACTTTATTGAGTGGATTCGTACACCTTTCCAATCCACGATTTTGATAATAAGTTTTTTATAAATAAATTTTAATAATAATAAAAGTAAAAGTAAACCTATCGTAGTTAATACGGAATAGAGTGAAGGCATGATATATGTTTCATAACTTAATGAATCCATAACATTTATCCTTAATCTATCCTCTAAATATTAATAAAAGTTCAGTTTTCTTTTTAAAAATGAGAATAATTATTAAAATACGCTTAATAATTATAAACTTAAGAGCAATGTGAATGTAACAAACTTACCTTAATTATTATATAAATAGGTATACGGGGAAATAGCAAAAAGAGATTAGTCCGTCACATTTAAACTGAACTCGATAATAAATGCCGTGCAGAGAACTCATAAAGAAAAGGCAAATTGCTAATCCTTTCTTTAGATACTATTCCGTTTTCGTTTTATTTTTTTTAAACGGCCACATTAATATGTACAAAGGTTTTATTGCATCACTCTCTGATATTTCATTTAAGCCAATTTTTGCACCTAAAAGATCTGGTTGACTTTTAAAAGTTTTATGAATCCTATCCCAAAATGTAAATATCATTGAAAAATTTGAATTTAATTCAGCAAACTCTCTTGAATGATGGATAGAATGTATTCTAGGAGTGACTATAATTTTAGAAAATTGTTGATCATATTTGAAATTATAATTGCTATGATGAAAAATAATAACAATTAAGCTGATAAAATCATATAAAAGTGCATATTCAATTTGAATTGCAAAGAATATAACGACAAAAAATCTAAAAAATTGAGCAAAAAATTGTTCTGCGAAGTGAAAACGAAATGCAGTGCTTGCATCCATTTCAGGATCACTGTGGTGTACCTTATGAAACCGCCAAAAAAATGGGAAAATGTGATTTATTCGATGCCAAACATATTGCGAATAATCCAAAATAAGGAAGGAACATAAAAACTTTAATAATTCACTAAACTCAACTAATCTTAATAATCCAAAATGATCTATTCCATAAGTTCCTCTAAAAATATAAATGAAAGGATATGCAAAAGATCGAGAAATTATATAAGAAATAATTGCAAACATTATATTTACAATAACTCGCCTTTTTTTGGAAAGTATTGATTTTCTCAACGGATATTTTCTTTCTAAAAAGATCATCATACTGAAAAAAACAATAATCCAATAAAAATTCATAGTAAAAGTTATCCTACCTGATTTTTAGGAAATCTTGATAATTCTTATGATTAGATTATCTTATTTTTCGCCTAAAAACAAAAAGAATACTTTGAAAATAAAAAAAACGCTTTCCTAAGAAAGCGTATTAAAATTCAATAGAGCCATTATATAACCACTGTCCATTTTGTTCCAGCGGGCGCATCTTGAATCTGTACCCCTTGCGCAAGCAACTCATCGCGGATTGCATCGGACTTTGCCCAGTCCTTATCAGCTCTTGCTTTTGTTCTTTCTTGAATTTTTAGCTCAATGTCTTCGACTGAAATCTCTGTCCCTAAATTATAATTTCTTAAGTTTTCAAAAAATACTTTAGGCTCATCTATTAAAATTCCTAATGTAGTCTTCAACCAATTTTTAAATTCAGGCCATTTTGTTTTCAATAAAAGAATATCTTCTTCTCTTAATTTCTGCCCAGATTTTTCGAGTTTACCCAATTGGATATTGACATTTTTAATGAAATCAAAAAATGTCGCCATTGCTCCATTGCTATTTAAGTCGTCTGCTAAAAATTCTTTCATTTTAGTAGTAAGATTGCTTAAATCAGCAAAAATAAGTCCATCAAACTCTTTCTGAGCTGAAATTAAATTCGATTGCTCTGCATAGCTATTAACCAAGGAAACAAAACGATAAATTTTAGCTAATTTCTTTAGGTTTTCTGTCGCTAACTCGAATGTAAAATCAAGAGTTTGAGAATAAGAAACGGATAAAAAAACCAAGCGCAGAACTTCAGATGGATATTTGGCTAAGAAATCTTTTATCGCAACTAAATGATTGGTGCTCTTACTCATTTTCTCACCGTATAAAGTCACCATTCCTGCATGCAGCCAAGTGCTTGCTAAAGGTTTGCCTGATGCTGCTTCTGACTGAGCTATTTCAGCCTCGTGATGAGGAAAGATAAGATCTCTGCCACCCATATGAATATCTATGGAATCGCCAAATAACGAGTGAATCATAGCTGAACATTCAACATGCCAACCCGGACGACCATCTCCCCAAGGAGAGGACCAAAAAACTTCACCTGCTTTTGCAAACTTCCAGAGGGCAAAATCAAGAGCGTCTTCCTTAGTTTCGTCTACTTCTATCCGGGCTCCTGCTTTTAAATCATTTATTTTGTTTTTACTTAATTTACCGTATTCTTCGAATTTACGTACGCGATAATAAACACCAGACTGACTCACATAGGCAAACTGTTTTTCAATGAGTTTTTCAATGAGAGTGATGATTTGTGGTATTGTTTCTGTTACTTTAGGTTCGTGCATAGGACGAAGTAAATTGAATAGCTCTAACATTTCGTTTTGTTCTGAGACATATCTTGAAACAAGCTGTGAGCAAGAAATATTTTCGCTATTTGCTTTATTAATAATTTTATCATCTACATCAGTTATATTACGTGCCCAATCAACTTCATTACCTTGATCTTTTAAAGTACGATAAAGTAAATCATATGAGAAAAATGTGCGGCTGTGACCAATATGTGTATTCCCATATGGGGTTACACCACAGCAATACATTGTTACTTTTCCATTTTGCAGAGATTTAAATGGTTCTTTTTTCCCAGAAAGCGTATTAAAAAATTGTATTGCCATGAGTTATTTTTATCCAAATATTTTGTCAAAAAAGCCATTGCTATTCTTTACATTTTGTCCCATTTTTAAGGCAAATGCTCTGAGATGCTCTTCCGCTTCTTTATTTATTTTTGTTGGAATTTCAACATTTACTTCAATAATAAGATCGCCTTTACCTCTGCCATATTTTTCAAGCTTTGGTATTCCTGCACCGTGCACGACCAATCTTTGTCCAGGTTGAATACCTGCAGGGATTTCAATTTTACGCGGTTCTTCTTCGAAGCAATCAATCATAACTTCTGTTCCAAGAATGGCTTGGGCTACACCAACTTTTAATGAATAAACAAGATCGAATTCTTCTCGTTTAAACAAATGATTTGGTTCTACTTCAATAAAGACATAAAGATCGCCCGCAGGTCCACCATTTACGCCACCTTCACCTTCTCCACCGACGCGCAAGCGCATACCCGTATCGATTCCGGCAGGAATTTTAACATTGATATTACTTGATTTTGTTTGAAATCCTGACCCCTTACAATCACCACAAGGAGTTGAAATACGCTTACCGCTGCCATTACAGTCAGGGCAGGTTGAAGCATAAGTGAAAAAGCCCTGTTGAACAGCAACTTGTCCTTGCCCACGACAAGTTGAACACGTAACTGGTTTTGTCCCTTTTGCAGCTCCCGATCCTTCACAGGTGCCACATGCTGATTTACGGGGGATTTGAATTTTTTTCTCTGTACCAAGAACAGATTCTTTGAATGAAATGCGGAGATCGTAACGAAGATCTCCTCCTTTACGCGCCCTGTTCCCACCACCACTGCGTCTACTTGAGCCTCCCATGCCAAAGAGATCTTCAAAGATAGAACCAAAGTGTTCGAAAACATCATCCACATTGCCAAAGCCAGCTCCACCGCCAAAGCCACCTGCATTGAGGCCTGCATGACCAAATTGATCATAGCGTTGACGCTTAGCGGGATCACTTAAAACTTCATAAGCTTCAGCAGCTTCTTTGAATTTTTCCTCTGCTGCTTTATCCCCAGGGTTTCGATCTGGGTGATATTGGACAGCAAGCTTTCGATAAGATTTTTTTATTTCATCTGCCGATGCAGATTTCGAGACTTGTAAAATTTCATAATAATCGCGTTTTGTAGCCATCTTAAAATTACTCCAGAGCTCTGCCGAGATCAGTAACGACAGGGGTGACAAGGTTGCGCTTGGAAACTTAACCTTGAACGTAAGAGAGTCAATAAGCAAAAAGCTATATTTATTATAATTTAAAAAGACTAACCATAGAAAAACAGACGGCACCATAAAAAGAGTCTTATGGTGCTTTCCCGTCAAAGGTTTAGCTGTATTTTAGCCAACTGCAAGACCAGTAAGATTTCTATCAATCTCTGAAAGAGATTTGGGGAAAGAAAGAATAGCTTTGAAACGAGCAGCTTCCTTTGCTGAAGGAACAATAATGCTTCTGCAAGACACTTCTGCCATAATTGCACGCGCAAGCTTATTGTGCAGGTCATGGCCTGCTTTGTGAGCTATGATATGCCCTAAAATTGGCATTCCAAGCATATGAAGGTCACCTATACAGTCTAAAGCCTTGTGCTTCACAAATTCTTGTTCATGTCTTAATCCTTGGCGATTCATAACGCCTTCTGTTTTTGAAACAAGAATAGCGTTTTCCATCGATCCACCTTTAGCGAGACCTTTGGAATACATGAGTTCAATATCTTCTTTTAAACAGAAGGTTCTTGCAAACGAAAATTCTTCACAAAATGATTTTGCAGTGTAATGCATTGAAATACTTTGACGACCAATGGCTGCCGCTCTTTCAAAATCAATCACATACGAAATAAGAGGTTTTTTAGAAGGCTCAACCCGCATGAAACGAGTTGGATTTTTTTCATCTACGACCTCAATGACTTTATCAATCACAACAACTTTTCTTGGTTCCTTTAACACTTCAACTCCCACTTCATCAAAAAGTGTTAAAAAGGGTGCTGAAGAACCATCTAATATAGGCATTTCGCTATTGTTTATAGCAATAATAGCGTTGTCTATACCAAAACCAAAGAATGCTGCCATCAAATGCTCAATAGTAGAAACACTTGCCTCAGGCGAGCCAATGCGAGTCGCTAATGTTGTATCGAAAACAGAGTTAATATCCGCCTTTATATAAGGCTTATTGAGCAGATCCGTGCGTTGAAAAATAAAACCTGTGTTTGCAGAAGCTGGTCGAATTTCAACAGAAATAACACTTCCTGAATGAACTCCGACACCAGAAAAAGAGACAGAACGTTTTAAAGTTCTTTGAAAGTTACTCATGCTTTCTCCGTTAAGATCCCAAACATAAAAACATTAATAGGCCTATGCCATATGATTTATTCAAAAAAACAAAAGAGCAAATCACCATGTAGCTTCATTCGCTAGCACTTTTATGAAATGACAGCAAGTGAGGCTCAATGGAAAAGTATAAAAGTTCCATTGGCAAAGTGTATCGGATATTTTATCTTATCATCCAGTCTTTTTTAAAATAATATAGTATTATTTTACAGTTACTTTTTTGACATTTTATTAAGCAAAATCAATTGGTCACTAACTGGTCAATATATACGAAATATTTCATAGCTGCTTTCAGCAATTGACGCTCGAATACACTCAATATAAGCCTATTGGGTGGGCAAAATTGTTTCCCATTCATTTTTTTCGGACACTGTGAGGAGTTTTTTATGTCTGGTGTAAATAAAGTCATTCTTATTGGTAGACTTGGGCAAGAACCTGAAATTAGAAGTACAGCAGGCGGCCAACAAGTCTGCACTTTAAATATAGCCACAAGCGAATCCTGGACAAAAGACGGCCATAAAGAAGAAAGAACAGAATGGCACCGTGTTGTTCTTTGGGGAAGACAGGCAGAGCTTGCACATAAATATTTAAGAAAAGGGCGTATGGTTTATATTGAAGGCAAGTTGCAAACACGTTCTTGGCAAGATCAACAGGGACAAAAACGCTACACAACTGAAATTGTTGCAAATAATATGCAGTTCTTAGAAAGCGCTGGCTCAAACGCAAATCGCGACCAAAGCAACGACATTCCACCACCAAATGACCAAGGGCACGACTCTTATTATTCAAATGAAAACCCTTATGCTTCTTCTGGTAACAACAGCCAACCTTTCAGTAAAAACTCTCGCCCAATTGATGACGACATTCCGTTTTAATTGGAGCGAGTAGCATTCATTTAAAATAAAAATTATATTTTTGTAGAATCACTTAATTTATGAATACCTTCAGAAGTGATACTTATTGTAATAATATCACCGATAGCTGGAGTCGCTTCAAAAAGCATCTGAAAATTCATTCCAAAATCTTTTCTATTGATTTTTGCAGTAGCTTTAAAAGACTGCTTAATATCATCCTTAGTTTTGAATTCACCTTTATATATAATTTTAAATGTCACAGGTTTTGTTACGTCTTTAATGGTCATATTACCGGTTAAATCTAAAGTATTTTTACCTGTTTTTTTAGCTGATGTTGACTTAAAGGTTAATAATGGAAACTTAATGGCATCAAAAAAATCAGCACTTTTTAAGTGTTCATTTCTTGGATTAAACCCTGTGTCAATAGACGATGCTTTTGCACTTGCGATTAATTCGGTTTGAGAAAAATCTTTTGGATTAAACTTAAATTTACCTTCAAACTCTTTAAATTCTCCAATAACTGAACTCACGACGAGATGATCAACCTCAAAATTAATTTTAGAGTAAAGAGGATTTATTTCATAATCGTGCTTCGCTGGAACTGATTCTATTGATTTATTCTTCTTTGTTTGAGGAGATGATTCTATTGAAATAATATTATTTGTTTGAGTTGATGATTCTATTGATTTAGCAAAACAGGTCATTGGAAGTACTAAAATTATAGACTTAAGCATATATTTTTTTAATTTATTTAATAACATAAAAATCCTTTAAAAACGTCAATATATAAAACAAGGCGCAGAAAATTTCATAATTAACATCACAAGTCAAGAAATATTTATATTAAAATATTAATCATTTAATATTAAATAGTTACAAAAAATAAAACATCAATTCAGTACTTTTATTAGATAAATTCCAGCTTGTTTACATAAACTATATTAGAAAAAATCTCTAATATTATACATTTAATCATCATTATAACTTTTTCTTAAACCTAGATGAATATTCACTTCATTAAAAATATATTTAAAGCTTTATTGCAAATATATACACTCAATTAACTGCTGAACGCTTTATTTTATTTTAGATAGACAAAGATTCTTGAATAAAAATCAAATTTGCACACAGCTAGAAATCGAAGAGAAAAAATCTTGATTGCCAAAGCTAATTATGTTTTTATACAGATGAAAATTTATAAATAACGAGCTTTTTCTTAAGCTTATGCAGGAAAGATAAATACATGCTTGTAAAAGATATGACAGAATTTAAGAAAATCATTGAGAATATAGAAAAAAATAAGGATTACATGCGCCCCCAAGCATTTGCTATAGGTCTCGCAACGGTTGCTCAGAATGGCTCCTTGCTCGATAGTTACTTTCCGTCACCAAATTTTCAAACAAACTTTGCAACTGCTGCCATACTTGCATATATTCTCGGTTATAAAAATGGTACGCATTCTTATCAAGTGTCGAACGAACAAATTAATGAAATACTAAGCTATTTTACACCTTTTGCCGATGACAACAAAGAACACGCCAATATCGATATTCTAAAAAGCATGCAGAAAATTCTACAAAATCAAAGTAAAAATCGAAAAACTATTGTTGTTTCATTTATAGCAGCTGCAGAAAATGATTCCGGCCCTCGAGAAGTCCCTGATGCCTACCTGCGTTTACACTTACTTAGCCACAGACTTGTAAAACCCCATTGTATAAATTTAACAGGTCTCTTTAGCATCTTGCCTAACGTTGTTTGGACCTCAGAAGGCGCAATAGCAATCCAAGATTTAAATCTCAGAAAAATGGAAGCATTATACGAAGGTCGCAATTTAGTCGTTCACTCTATAGATAAATTCCCCCGGATGACCGATTT
The sequence above is drawn from the Fluviispira vulneris genome and encodes:
- the lpxC gene encoding UDP-3-O-acyl-N-acetylglucosamine deacetylase — encoded protein: MSNFQRTLKRSVSFSGVGVHSGSVISVEIRPASANTGFIFQRTDLLNKPYIKADINSVFDTTLATRIGSPEASVSTIEHLMAAFFGFGIDNAIIAINNSEMPILDGSSAPFLTLFDEVGVEVLKEPRKVVVIDKVIEVVDEKNPTRFMRVEPSKKPLISYVIDFERAAAIGRQSISMHYTAKSFCEEFSFARTFCLKEDIELMYSKGLAKGGSMENAILVSKTEGVMNRQGLRHEQEFVKHKALDCIGDLHMLGMPILGHIIAHKAGHDLHNKLARAIMAEVSCRSIIVPSAKEAARFKAILSFPKSLSEIDRNLTGLAVG
- a CDS encoding single-stranded DNA-binding protein, coding for MSGVNKVILIGRLGQEPEIRSTAGGQQVCTLNIATSESWTKDGHKEERTEWHRVVLWGRQAELAHKYLRKGRMVYIEGKLQTRSWQDQQGQKRYTTEIVANNMQFLESAGSNANRDQSNDIPPPNDQGHDSYYSNENPYASSGNNSQPFSKNSRPIDDDIPF
- a CDS encoding YceI family protein; amino-acid sequence: MLLNKLKKYMLKSIILVLPMTCFAKSIESSTQTNNIISIESSPQTKKNKSIESVPAKHDYEINPLYSKINFEVDHLVVSSVIGEFKEFEGKFKFNPKDFSQTELIASAKASSIDTGFNPRNEHLKSADFFDAIKFPLLTFKSTSAKKTGKNTLDLTGNMTIKDVTKPVTFKIIYKGEFKTKDDIKQSFKATAKINRKDFGMNFQMLFEATPAIGDIITISITSEGIHKLSDSTKI
- a CDS encoding tetrahydrodipicolinate N-succinyltransferase N-terminal domain-containing protein — protein: MLVKDMTEFKKIIENIEKNKDYMRPQAFAIGLATVAQNGSLLDSYFPSPNFQTNFATAAILAYILGYKNGTHSYQVSNEQINEILSYFTPFADDNKEHANIDILKSMQKILQNQSKNRKTIVVSFIAAAENDSGPREVPDAYLRLHLLSHRLVKPHCINLTGLFSILPNVVWTSEGAIAIQDLNLRKMEALYEGRNLVVHSIDKFPRMTDFVIPTGVRIADASRVRLGAYLGEGTTVMHEGFVNFNAGCEGPNMIEGRISAGVFVKKGSDLGGGCSTMGTLSGGGNIIISIGENCLLGANSGLGIPLGDRCTIEAGLYITSGTKVLFNNTVLKAKDFAGKNDILFRRNSQTGCIEAISKANSVELNTVLHHN